The sequence AAATGTCACTATGGGATCTACTGATCAAACACTGAAATACCAAAACACTGATGCCAAATCAGACATTTAATATCTGTGAAATCTTACCATTCCTAAGCTGCACTAGACACGCTCTGAGGAAAAAGAATAGAAAAGCAAAATAATGTTCAGTAACCTTCATCAATCACAAACATCAATGGAATTTGTAAATAACATACTGAAATAAAACAGCACGTTTATAGAAGTaaaatttaaacattcattgtgTGCATTACTCCATTCCTCTGTGGTGACAGAAGCCGTTAACATTTACATCTTTACTATTTTATCACAGGTGAAgttttacagagtttttacGTAAAGTTTCTCTGGgagatattttacatttacacatacattttacattttacatgtatGTGTAATACAATCAAATTAAGTTGAGTTTGCTATTACTTCCCCCCATGAATTATGATATTGGTCTAAATGAAACCCATATTTAAACATCTAAAATCTTTGTATTTCGGTCGGTCATAgcactgaaatgttttaatCAGATTGATTGTTATATTTATGCTCTACAGCTCATAACTACTGCAGCTTCACTTTTTTACTCTGAATGGACCAAACAATCTATTCATGTCCTTGCGGCCTTACTCTTGATTCATGAAACTCACGGCAGCCTTTTTTAAACCATTGCAAATATTTGCATGAATCACCTGTAAACATGCAAAGGCTCTGTCACAGTTgacttatgttttgtttgtttttttcctcccgtgtttaatttcattattagttaattagttttcacctgtgtctcattacTAGTTTATCCCCAGCATCTGTTGATCCCTCGTTatctgttgtatttaagtttTCCCCTTGATTGTGTTCCTTGTTGTtactgtttgtttcttttaaagccAAACTATTTATAGATGATAAACTATTTACGATTTTATGATACCAGTAATCGTGCTTTAATGTGAGGATGTGTTAAGTTATTGGAAGCCATTTAAAGCATACTTACCATGTTCATTCATATTCTCCTGAGAGCTTTTCGAGCTCTTCTCTGATTCGCTCGAGTTCCCTTTTCCTGTTGGTGAAACAGGAATGTCAAGTAGTGAAAACAGTGGCCTGATCCTCACCTATGTGTGAAATACCATACTCGAAAAGAGATAAAGTGAAATCTTGCCACTCAAAATGTTCATCTGTAAAGGCCATAGGCAATGCCAAAAATCTTCATTCGCATTTATGTGTAAAGAGGAAATAGATGACATATTCACCAGAGTCAACATCTGCACAGTCTCCTTCACCTATGAAGAAGATAAGTATCATTATTGATCACATGTCTCTCGTCCTTTACCACAGTGCCAAGTGATGCTGAACTCATGAACCTTTGTGCTGTTACACTGTCAACAGTAGGCCACCTGACTATTGGTGAATAAGCTTCCGGTACATCTAAATGAAATCTGAACTACCAGATGACACGTCTAAAACACGCTTACCAGACTTGCCCGACAGCAAAGCTCCATTCTCTCCAGGTTTAGGTGCATTGTTGTTTGGAGCATCAATAGGCAGTAGGATAACTGTGTCGTTGTTTgctgtgaaaacaaaaaataaatgtcctgAATAAGTGCAGAAACAGCACAGAACATACTGTTTATGGTTTTGTATTAATTCCAATACTCTTCTTTTtatggggtgaactattcattcCAGTATAAGTTTTTAACAAACCTGTAATCATGAGTGCGTTTGGaagcaaataataaataaaggaatatctatcaaaaatcagctTAAAAAGAAACCATCATCGATAGActgtttagtaattaaaaatgcagcagGAAAACGGTCAAAAGTTGAATTTTTATATCTTTTCTCGTGTCCACAGTACTACGCAGGACTTTTATacgttattttactattacttcGCTTGTGACTCTTACTATTGCGctgtcagacatgcgcacataaacaaaaatgagagaAAACCGGTAAAGGTGTTTACATGCAGCACGAAATCACAGTAATAGGCAAAAAACTACGTCTGCCGAGCGGGTTTTGCTTATGTCGTTTATGAGTTTTCCCCGATAAAAGAAAAGCGTTTACATGACTTACACGTTATCAGCTTAATAAGCACAATTggagtaagactgtgcatgtaaacgcactcactGTTCATTTAGAAATCTGGTTTGACTATGAATTCAGACAGTATGAAATGGAGGGTGATGGAAACCCCTCAAACATTTTGCCACTGAAATAATATCACAATGAAGAGTCGTCTCAGACAAAATGCAGTGAACTGTTTTACACACGGCACATATTACACTTCTTTCTTTCGACAATATGTACAACTGACATTTGATGGACATCCAATTAAACATCGAACATAATCAATGACACGTCTTAAACAAGGTTACCAGATTTATTAGGCAACAAAGCTTCATTCTCTTCAGGTTTAGCTCCACTGTTGTTTGGGGCTGCAGCCGGGGGAGGAACATTAACTTGAGctgttctgttctgtgtgttgtTTGCTGTGAAGACAAAACAATATGTCATGTATAAGTGTAGAGACAGAACAAGACCCCTCTGTGTCAGACCACACATTTCAAACACATCAACACTGCTGACATATGTCTGTACATTGCGGCAGGTTCTCTTGTTTAAATTGAACTATTGTTAacacattatttataataagGTTTACAATATGATATGTTTATTTGTCAGGTGTATCATAATCTGGTGAAGCACCCACccataaattaaataacagaGAGTAAGcgtttttatattgtttcacTTCAGTTCACTTCACTCTAAAGTTACTTTCCATTctgacattaaaaacaaatttgtcttttaaagcgaataaaaaaacagaaatctgTGATGTGATACTGACCTGATCTTCTCCTGTAAACATATAAGCCTATGCCTGCCGCAACAAAAAGTAATGTGACCACAACTCCGATCCCCACACCAATAACCAGAAAACCCCCTTCATTGCAGTCTTTACATTTTCCATCtgcaaaaaaggcaaaaaataatGATGTCTGTGTAGAATGCAACAAATGGACTTTAGTTTCATAAAGTTTAAATCATGTACATCCTACGAATACAGATTCTTAAATTTATAAATCATATCTTTCTATCATCTTACCCCATACtttgatttctggatttttaaGGGTAATGTGATTAACAAAACAATCATAATCCGCTTTTTCATTCTCCATGATCAACACACTCTTTCGCAGCTGGTACGTTCCATCATGGTTTGGTCTGACTCCTGAGGATTCCATTTCATTTTCAGGCAGGGATGTGCGATACTTCCTAATAAACACTTTCACATCTTTGGGGTAGAAGCCAGTGGCCAGACAGGTGAGCTTCAGCTTGTTTTTGTCACGGGGAGATTTTCTTGCAAACACATAAACCTCTGGAGGAGCTGAGAACacaagaatcagtttatgaatcagTTCCAGCACTATGAAAGCTGAgaatcatgtttatttaaatgcatttacttacAGACTTTTTTGTGTTCCTCTTGTCCATATTCTCTGAATTTATTGAGCCAGTCCACACACTCTTTCTCCAGGTAGCCCTTGGTGTACTGGTTCAGGATGGGCACATTATCCCATTTCACTTTGGTGGCGACAGCGGCATCAACTGGAGCAACCCACTGTGAAACCTTATCGTCAAAAGAAAGGAAGTCGTCGCCATCATAGCTGTACTGATCGATGCCTCTTGAAAATGTCACTATATTTTCTTTATCATTAATTTCACAGCCGTGTCTCCACTGAAGAACATGAACAtctaaaacaagacaaatatagagacaaatcaaaatgttgcttatctaataaaaacagaaataatacaCATGTGACATGAGTAAATGTAACTACATGCTAAACGGCATTAAACTCTCTCACCTGAATGATTGTGTCTCATCCGCTCCATCAGAATGTTGACATTCACATTAAACCACTGCTCTTTGCTCTTTCTGGATTGGGTGCCTTTTTCCCAGTAATCCGCTGGCATTTTCTCTTTCATCCACGACTGTTTAGGAATCTTTTTCTGATccttgttattgtaataatcaATCTGTCGGTCATCCAGTAAACCCATAGCAGTGAATTCATAGATGCCCGGCAGATTCACTGGTTTGGACAAAGCTGTGTACATGTAGTACAGGGAATGTGTCTCTGTAATAACAGAACAACAAATGACAAGAGGAATAAATACaatgatttataataaagaaagtCTGAGTGACAgacaacatttaataacagaacaGTTCAAATCTAAAGAAGTtgaactttgtttaaaatgctgACAAGAATAAGTTCCTGCTGAACAAACTATTCTTACAATGTCTGTTCATCCAGATTACCTTTCAATAATAACTgactattttttaattaaaacaaataattaaaaatgtcgCAACATCCCTGTTTCATATTGTAATACAGCTAACAGTGATATATGTCCGGATGTCACACATTACCGTtagatcatttttattgttaacgGTCCGAACTGATAATTGTGATAAGTTCATGAGGCAGATTtatccatatttacatttcatataataataaaacatgtcataTTATCGTGTAATTTGACGTTTATGCCCTAAATTTATACAATTCAAGTCCAAACATGTTTACCGTAAGCATGTTCTACTTTTACTTTCGTTTTCTCACAAAGCGACATAAACGCATCTTACCCGCTTGAACCGACATCAGAGTCCCGACATGAAGAAACACTCCGAGCAGAAGAAAACTCCTCGAGATGACAACAGCGTCCATTGTTTTAAACCTTCTGTgtgactttaataatgtttatatcGCCCGTCGTCGATGTCTTGTTCGATGTCAAAAACAAGTGACTGTGAGATGAAATGGCGGAGTTTGtgtttaaccaataaaaaatgGAGATCTTGTCATCATCACCCATATCCAGGCAGAGCTGCTCAATGTTACAAAATGAACGTCCACAAGAGTGCTTCGACTATTTATAAGGGAAGTCATGAGGATTACAGACGATACTAAATCATATACACGAAATACAAGCGACATTAAACAACTTGGGCTCTTGAGCTAAAATAGTAATCGCGCCGTATTCAGAAACGATAGCAAAAGAGTGAACTTTCTCTATTCGTATCGCACAAAACAGTGTACAACTCTTATATCATAGTATTAGCAACATACAGTCATGCATCCATCTGGAAAAAAACATTAGGCGTGTATCATCT comes from Triplophysa dalaica isolate WHDGS20190420 chromosome 25, ASM1584641v1, whole genome shotgun sequence and encodes:
- the LOC130415449 gene encoding zinc-alpha-2-glycoprotein-like isoform X2 produces the protein MGLNIVLCSLVLLGTVVQIQAETHSLYYMYTALSKPVNLPGIYEFTAMGLLDDRQIDYYNNKDQKKIPKQSWMKEKMPADYWEKGTQSRKSKEQWFNVNVNILMERMRHNHSDVHVLQWRHGCEINDKENIVTFSRGIDQYSYDGDDFLSFDDKVSQWVAPVDAAVATKVKWDNVPILNQYTKGYLEKECVDWLNKFREYGQEEHKKVSPPEVYVFARKSPRDKNKLKLTCLATGFYPKDVKVFIRKYRTSLPENEMESSGVRPNHDGTYQLRKSVLIMENEKADYDCFVNHITLKNPEIKVWDGKCKDCNEGGFLVIGVGIGVVVTLLFVAAGIGLYVYRRRSANNTQNRTAQVNVPPPAAAPNNSGAKPEENEALLPNKSANNDTVILLPIDAPNNNAPKPGENGALLSGKSGEGDCADVDSGKGNSSESEKSSKSSQENMNEHERV
- the LOC130415449 gene encoding major histocompatibility complex class I-related gene protein-like isoform X1, with protein sequence MDAVVISRSFLLLGVFLHVGTLMSVQAETHSLYYMYTALSKPVNLPGIYEFTAMGLLDDRQIDYYNNKDQKKIPKQSWMKEKMPADYWEKGTQSRKSKEQWFNVNVNILMERMRHNHSDVHVLQWRHGCEINDKENIVTFSRGIDQYSYDGDDFLSFDDKVSQWVAPVDAAVATKVKWDNVPILNQYTKGYLEKECVDWLNKFREYGQEEHKKVSPPEVYVFARKSPRDKNKLKLTCLATGFYPKDVKVFIRKYRTSLPENEMESSGVRPNHDGTYQLRKSVLIMENEKADYDCFVNHITLKNPEIKVWDGKCKDCNEGGFLVIGVGIGVVVTLLFVAAGIGLYVYRRRSANNTQNRTAQVNVPPPAAAPNNSGAKPEENEALLPNKSANNDTVILLPIDAPNNNAPKPGENGALLSGKSGEGDCADVDSGKGNSSESEKSSKSSQENMNEHERV